The following are encoded in a window of Astyanax mexicanus isolate ESR-SI-001 chromosome 6, AstMex3_surface, whole genome shotgun sequence genomic DNA:
- the LOC125802500 gene encoding P2Y purinoceptor 3-like: MSPLNSSYSNTTDSNRCYENDFSKTCWTVITVICCLLGLPASMLVLRELLQRQRSSDFFMFNLTTNDVLFLCVIPFSILNTQLWHTEQIEWIDNFLDGLCLCSRPLFMSCICAECYFAVVYPIMYMASRRGLTIRKITTVLIWFSTIGFSLVKRLKTETLTFSFNATPLLIALPVITFCDISVLRALKKTDPSGNTNIHPQKKQIFLIITNSFIMTVFVYLPSVISFLISGLGPNSLKCISEGLGYAFSMTGSFIMPILYLDSVGKLQSLKELWRKYI; the protein is encoded by the coding sequence ATGTCACCACTAAATTCTTCATATTCAAACACCACAGATTCAAATAGATGCTACGAAAATGACTTCTCTAAAACATGCTGGACAGTTATCACAGTTATATGTTGCCTCCTGGGTTTGCCAGCTTCTATGTTGGTACTACGGGAACTTCTCCAGAGACAAAGGTCCAGTGACTTTTTTATGTTCAATCTGACAAccaatgatgttctttttttatgcGTTATCCCATTCAGTATCTTAAATACTCAATTGTGGCATACTGAACAAATTGAATGGATTGACAACTTCTTGGATGGGCTTTGTTTATGTAGTAGACCTCTCTTCATGTCCTGTATTTGTGCAGAGTGTTATTTTGCTGTGGTTTATCCAATAATGTACATGGCCAGTAGGAGAGGCCTTACAATCCGAAAAATAACCACTGTATTAATCTGGTTCAGCACAATAGGTTTTAGCCTAGTTAAACGTTTAAAAACTGAGACATTGACCTTTTCTTTTAATGCCACTCCTCTTTTAATAGCTTTACCGGTCATCACGTTCTGTGATATTTCAGTACTTcgagctctgaaaaaaacagaTCCATCAGGAAACACCAACATCCATCCTCAGAAGAAGCAGATTTTTCTCATTATTACCAACAGCTTCATCATGACAGTCTTTGTGTATCTACCATCAGTGATCAGTTTCTTAATTTCAGGCCTGGGTCCTAATTCACTTAAATGCATATCTGAAGGACTAGGATATGCCTTCTCCATGACTGGATCTTTTATAATGCCTATTTTATATTTAGACAGTGTGGGAAAGTTACAGAGCTTAAAGGAATTGTGGAGGAAATATATTTAA
- the LOC125802501 gene encoding somatostatin receptor type 4-like: MLWTVLAVICCLLGFPASMLVLRELRRRQRPSDFFTFNLTTSDTVFIVLIPFSVLNTNLWQTKVILWTDNFMDGLSLFSRPLFMSCICTECYFAVVHPIMYMTNRKVHTIRKVISVLIWLSTICFSLLKCFASDTLALVFNATPLFIALPVITFCDISVLQALKKTDPSGNTNIHPQKKQALYTIINSFIMTVFVYLPPVASFSLASLIPNALKCVAEPSAFCFSLTGCFIMPILYLDSVGKLNSLKELWRKYI; encoded by the coding sequence ATGCTCTGGACGGTTCTGGCAGTCATATGTTGTCTCCTGGGTTTTCCAGCCTCTATGTTGGTGCTACGGGAACTTCGACGGAGACAAAGACCGAGTGACTTTTTTACGTTCAACCTGACAACCAGTGACACCGTTTTCATAGTTCTGATCCCCTTCAGTGTCCTAAATACTAATCTGTGGCAAACTAAAGTGATTCTCTGGACTGACAACTTCATGGATGGTCTTTCTTTATTTAGTAGGCCTCTTTTCATGTCTTGTATTTGTACAGAGTGTTATTTTGCTGTCGTTCACCCAATAATGTACATGACCAATAGGAAAGTCCATACAATCAGAAAAGTTATATCTGTATTAATCTGGTTAAGCACAATCTGTTTTAGTTTACTCAAATGTTTTGCATCTGATACACTCGCTCTTGTTTTTAATGCCACTCCTTTGTTCATAGCCTTACCGGTCATCACTTTCTGTGATATTTCAGTACTtcaagctctgaaaaaaacagaTCCATCAGGAAACACCAATATACATCCTCAGAAGAAGCAAGCCCTTTACACAATAATTAACAGCTTTATCATGACAGTCTTTGTCTACCTACCACCAGTGGCAAGTTTTTCACTTGCAAGCCTAATTCCTAATGCACTCAAATGTGTCGCTGAACCTTCTGCATTTTGCTTCTCCCTGACTGGATGCTTTATTATGCCTATTTTATATTTAGACAGTGTGGGCAAATTAAACAGTTTAAAGGAATTgtggagaaaatatatttaa
- the LOC125802499 gene encoding C-C chemokine receptor type 9-like has product MMSLNRNTASLNGSQVTDEFFYSWCQNAAVASLFWTGFGVPCFLLGFPASVMALYELLQRQRQKVANDMFMISLAFIDLAFTASIPFFLCNYIIWRNVLIEWISYFIYSFIMVGRPLFMACVCGDCHVAVIYPIAYKTNKKLLVIKKIICIILWFIIMGFGIVLSSIYWIIISPISSVLLLVSLPVIFYCDISVLLALRKTGPGGNGSIHPQKKQAIHTILTSFIMSFIAYLPPTIILSFGNMLLTENERLCSSMFYGACFSMAGSVIMPILYLNSVGKFDTFKKWWKP; this is encoded by the coding sequence ATGATGTCCTTAAACAGAAATACAGCATCTTTGAATGGCAGCCAGGTCACGGATGAGTTCTTCTACTCTTGGTGCCAAAATGCGGCCGTGGCTTCTTTATTCTGGACAGGATTCGGGGTGCCCTGTTTCCTTCTGGGCTTTCCAGCCAGCGTGATGGCACTTTATGAGCTTCTCcagagacaaagacaaaaagTGGCCAATGACATGTTCATGATCAGTCTTGCCTTCATCGATTTGGCTTTCACAGCTTCCATCCCATTCTTTTTATGCAATTACATTATATGGAGGAATGTTCTGATTGAGTGGATTTCTTACTTCATATACAGCTTCATAATGGTTGGTAGACCTCTCTTTATGGCTTGTGTTTGTGGAGATTGTCATGTTGCTGTAATTTACCCCATAGCATACAAGACCAATAAGAAACTGTTAGTCATTAAAAAGATTATCTGTATAATCCTTTGGTTCATTATAATGGGCTTTGGCATAGTTCTGTCGTCCATATACTGGATAATCATATCTCCCATTTCCTCCGTTCTTTTGCTCGTCTCTCTACCAGTTATTTTTTACTGTGATATTTCAGTTCTTCTAGCtctgagaaaaacaggtccagGTGGAAATGGCAGCATCCATCCTCAGAAGAAGCAGGCCATTCATACTATATTAACCAGCTTCATCATGTCATTCATTGCCTACCTGCCACCAacaattattttgtcatttggaaATATGTTACTAACAGAAAACGAGCGTTTGTGTTCCTCAATGTTCTATGGAGCTTGTTTCTCCATGGCAGGAAGTGTCATTATGCCTATTTTATATCTGAATAGTGTGGGGAAGTTTGACACTTTCAAGAAATGGTGGAAGCCctga